A genomic stretch from Rhineura floridana isolate rRhiFlo1 chromosome 18, rRhiFlo1.hap2, whole genome shotgun sequence includes:
- the HES4 gene encoding transcription factor HES-4 isoform X2, with the protein MSSKPIMEKRRRARINESLGQLKTLILDALKKDSSRHSKLEKADILEMTVKHLRNLQRVQMTAALSADPTVLGKYRAGFNECMNEVTRFLSTCEGVNTEVRSRLLGHLSTCLGQIVAMNYPAPPPPPPATSGQPAHLAQPLHVQLPGPAGGAGAMPVPCKLNPAETLSPKVYGGFQLVPATDGQFAFLIPNPGFPPGSGPVIPLYANANMPVSSGSSTATPSASPVQGLTSFAGSLAPISQSAGERNETVWRPW; encoded by the exons tCTTCCAAACCGATCATGGAGAAGCGACGCCGTGCCAGGATTAACGAAAGCCTGGGCCAGCTCAAGACTCTCATCCTGGATGCTCTGAAGAAAGAT AGTTCCAGGCATTCCAAGCTAGAGAAAGCAGATATCCTGGAAATGACAGTGAAACACTTGAGGAACCTGCAAAGGGTCCAAATGACAG ctGCCCTGAGTGCTGATCCAACCGTTCTAGGCAAATACCGGGCTGGATTTAACGAGTGTATGAACGAAGTGACCCGTTTCCTTTCCACCTGCGAAGGTGTGAACACGGAGGTCCGCAGCCGGCTGCTGGGCCACCTCTCCACTTGCCTGGGTCAGATTGTGGCCATGAATTACCCCGCGCCGCCGCCTCCACCTCCAGCCACGAGCGGACAGCCTGCACATCTGGCTCAGCCTTTGCACGTTCAGTTGCCGGGCCCTGCAGGAGGAGCCGGGGCAATGCCAGTACCTTGCAAACTGAACCCCGCTGAAACCTTGTCGCCAAAGGTCTATGGGGGCTTCCAGCTGGTGCCAGCTACTGACGGCCAGTTCGCTTTCCTAATCCCTAACCCAGGCTTCCCACCGGGCAGTGGGCCTGTGATTCCCCTCTATGCCAATGCAAACATGCCAGTCTCTTCTGGCAGTTCAACAGCAACTCCTTCAGCCTCTCCGGTCCAGGGGCTCACATCCTTTGCAGGGAGCCTAGCGCCCATCTCCCAAAGTGCAGGGGAGCGCAATGAAACTGTCTGGAGGCCTTGGTGA
- the HES4 gene encoding transcription factor HES-4 isoform X3, whose product MEKRRRARINESLGQLKTLILDALKKDSSRHSKLEKADILEMTVKHLRNLQRVQMTAALSADPTVLGKYRAGFNECMNEVTRFLSTCEGVNTEVRSRLLGHLSTCLGQIVAMNYPAPPPPPPATSGQPAHLAQPLHVQLPGPAGGAGAMPVPCKLNPAETLSPKVYGGFQLVPATDGQFAFLIPNPGFPPGSGPVIPLYANANMPVSSGSSTATPSASPVQGLTSFAGSLAPISQSAGERNETVWRPW is encoded by the exons ATGGAGAAGCGACGCCGTGCCAGGATTAACGAAAGCCTGGGCCAGCTCAAGACTCTCATCCTGGATGCTCTGAAGAAAGAT AGTTCCAGGCATTCCAAGCTAGAGAAAGCAGATATCCTGGAAATGACAGTGAAACACTTGAGGAACCTGCAAAGGGTCCAAATGACAG ctGCCCTGAGTGCTGATCCAACCGTTCTAGGCAAATACCGGGCTGGATTTAACGAGTGTATGAACGAAGTGACCCGTTTCCTTTCCACCTGCGAAGGTGTGAACACGGAGGTCCGCAGCCGGCTGCTGGGCCACCTCTCCACTTGCCTGGGTCAGATTGTGGCCATGAATTACCCCGCGCCGCCGCCTCCACCTCCAGCCACGAGCGGACAGCCTGCACATCTGGCTCAGCCTTTGCACGTTCAGTTGCCGGGCCCTGCAGGAGGAGCCGGGGCAATGCCAGTACCTTGCAAACTGAACCCCGCTGAAACCTTGTCGCCAAAGGTCTATGGGGGCTTCCAGCTGGTGCCAGCTACTGACGGCCAGTTCGCTTTCCTAATCCCTAACCCAGGCTTCCCACCGGGCAGTGGGCCTGTGATTCCCCTCTATGCCAATGCAAACATGCCAGTCTCTTCTGGCAGTTCAACAGCAACTCCTTCAGCCTCTCCGGTCCAGGGGCTCACATCCTTTGCAGGGAGCCTAGCGCCCATCTCCCAAAGTGCAGGGGAGCGCAATGAAACTGTCTGGAGGCCTTGGTGA
- the HES4 gene encoding transcription factor HES-4 isoform X1 — translation MPADTLEKPTASPIAGAPASASQTPDKPKSASEHRKSSKPIMEKRRRARINESLGQLKTLILDALKKDSSRHSKLEKADILEMTVKHLRNLQRVQMTAALSADPTVLGKYRAGFNECMNEVTRFLSTCEGVNTEVRSRLLGHLSTCLGQIVAMNYPAPPPPPPATSGQPAHLAQPLHVQLPGPAGGAGAMPVPCKLNPAETLSPKVYGGFQLVPATDGQFAFLIPNPGFPPGSGPVIPLYANANMPVSSGSSTATPSASPVQGLTSFAGSLAPISQSAGERNETVWRPW, via the exons ATGCCGGCTGATACCCTGGAGAAACCGACTGCCTCCCCTATTGCGGGGGCCCCGGCCAGTGCCAGCCAGACACCCGATAAACCCAAGAGCGCCAGCGAACACAGAAAg tCTTCCAAACCGATCATGGAGAAGCGACGCCGTGCCAGGATTAACGAAAGCCTGGGCCAGCTCAAGACTCTCATCCTGGATGCTCTGAAGAAAGAT AGTTCCAGGCATTCCAAGCTAGAGAAAGCAGATATCCTGGAAATGACAGTGAAACACTTGAGGAACCTGCAAAGGGTCCAAATGACAG ctGCCCTGAGTGCTGATCCAACCGTTCTAGGCAAATACCGGGCTGGATTTAACGAGTGTATGAACGAAGTGACCCGTTTCCTTTCCACCTGCGAAGGTGTGAACACGGAGGTCCGCAGCCGGCTGCTGGGCCACCTCTCCACTTGCCTGGGTCAGATTGTGGCCATGAATTACCCCGCGCCGCCGCCTCCACCTCCAGCCACGAGCGGACAGCCTGCACATCTGGCTCAGCCTTTGCACGTTCAGTTGCCGGGCCCTGCAGGAGGAGCCGGGGCAATGCCAGTACCTTGCAAACTGAACCCCGCTGAAACCTTGTCGCCAAAGGTCTATGGGGGCTTCCAGCTGGTGCCAGCTACTGACGGCCAGTTCGCTTTCCTAATCCCTAACCCAGGCTTCCCACCGGGCAGTGGGCCTGTGATTCCCCTCTATGCCAATGCAAACATGCCAGTCTCTTCTGGCAGTTCAACAGCAACTCCTTCAGCCTCTCCGGTCCAGGGGCTCACATCCTTTGCAGGGAGCCTAGCGCCCATCTCCCAAAGTGCAGGGGAGCGCAATGAAACTGTCTGGAGGCCTTGGTGA